ATTGCCGTGATCTGATTTGAAAACCATACTTCGCATAAAACTCAACGGCATTAGGCAGTGCCTCTATGGTAAGAAAGTTGCAGCCGCTGGTCTTAGCTATATCTTCAACGAGTTCAACTACCTCACCAAGCAAATATTCACCGTATCCTCTATTTCTATACTTCCGATCTACACCTAGATAATGCAGCTTTACAGCCGGAAATAAGTCTAGTCCCTCGGGAAGATTCCAACCATATTTTGTCATCTGATTTGCAAATACATGGACGTGGTCGTTATATAAAGCGAAATACCCGACTAGGTTTTGATTTTCATCAAAATATAGCCGGGTAACCGCTGATCTTAAATGATGCAGCATGAAGGCTTGCTCTTTGAGAAATAATTCAACGCTAATTTCATCAGAACAGTCGAATCCTTCAATAAGATTTTGGCATTCCCATGAAATGTTTCTATACGTAAGCATACTTCAGGAATTACTTCCTTTCCGGTGCCCGTTTATGTGTTTTCATCAATTGACGCAACCGATCTAGCCCTGGATCAGTTGTTTTCTTCTTACTGGTCGCATAATTAATGAAATTCTGCATTTCCGATTCTGTCTCAAATTCCAGATGAGTAGGGCGAATTGGCTTAACAGGTGTAGTCATCTTATGACGACCTCCTTCTGTTTCTTCTCGCTTAGGCATACGGATCATCCCTCCTGGTACAAGTCTTTCCATTCGTAACCATGGATAACCTGTTCGGATCGAACATAAAGGCCTGCTGCGATGAAGAGATGCGATAAATAAATCTTACCATCATTAAAATGCACTGTAAACTGCGAGCTTGATGCTATCTCGATCCACCTCGACGACCAATCCCGCTCGACCTGATGCTCATCAATGTTTATACCCATCAGTTACGTGCCGGGATCGACCGCAATATCCTCAATCGACGAATCGGACTTGATCTTTGGCGCTAGAAACCCTCATCGCTCCTCCGTCACTGCCCTTCGTGCTCCACGAAAGGAACGAGCAGCTTCTGATTGTCCTTGGTGTACATCGTATCCTTGGTAATGACGCTGGCTCCCGTATCAATGCGGAGCTCGACCTTTTTTCCTTCGGATGCCTCCAAAGCCGTCTTTATGGCTAAATATCCCATGTTAAATGGCTTCTGCACCACAATGGCTTGAAAAATCCCTTCCTCCAAAAACTTAATCTCCTCTTTCGAGCTGTCGAAGCCAACCATGGGGATTTCACCCACAGCCAGCTGCTGTTCTTTCATGGCTCTAGCCGCTCCCGTGCTGGTCGGTTCATTCAAGCAGATGATGCCATCCGGTCTATGCGCTTCATTCCCCTTCAGCAATCCTGTAGCTAGCTGGTAGGCGCGTTCCTCTTGCGCATCCGAATACAGGGTGTCGGTTACAATCAGTCCGCCTTCCGTCAAGCTGTCCCGGACACCCTCTCCCGCTCCATTACGCTAATAGAACCCTTTACCGTACTCAAAACAGCAACCTTGGCATGGGCAGGCAGCAAATCCCGCATGAACTGGCCCGCTTTTCTCCCGGCTGAATAATTATCCGTTGCGACAAAGCTATCCGCCATATCTCCGTTTACCCCGGAGTCGACGGTAATGAGAGGAATGCCCGCTTCCTTGATCTTATTACTGATCGGCACCAGCCGATTGTAATCGGTCGCAGCCAGTACGATCGCTTTCGGCTTCTGGGGGATCACTTGCTCCAACAGATGAATCTGCTCATCAATATCTGTCTCAGCAGCTGTTCCTATAATGTTTACTTCTGCGCCGTACTCCTTGGCAGCCGCCATCACGCCTTGATTCATGACCTGCCAGAAAGAGATCCGCGCGTCCGTCGTTTTGGGAACAAACACAATCGGTCTGCTGGGATCGGCAGCTCTAAACATATCCCAAGAGTAATAACCCGCACCGCCGGCCAGGAGTAATACGGTGGCACAGATAAGCCCTATGAATTTCTTCAATTCTGCTACCCCCCTCTTCCTCCGTTAGGTAAGGCACCAGGATGGTAACCGTCGTACCCTCATCCAGCTCACTCTCGAAGCTAAGCCCATACCCTACGCCAAAATATAGCTCAATCCGTTCATGAACATTTTGCACGCCGACCCCCGAGCTGGTGAAGCCATCCGGTACGGGTTTGCGTTCGCTTAGAATCGTCCTTGCCTTCTCCTCGGTCATGCCGACACCATCGTCCACGACAGCTAGCTCAATCGTATTGTGCTTTCTTTGGCCGGTGATACGAATATGTCCGAGCTCCGCTTTATGCTTCATGCCATGATAGATCGCATTCTCTACGAGCGGCTGCAGAACCAGCTTTAATATCTTTGCTTGATACAGCTCTTCAGGCACATCAATAGAATACGTAAATTTATTGCGGTAACGGATCTGTTGAATGGTCAAGTAATGGCGAATTTGCTCTAATTCAACTGCGATGGTTACCAGCTCTCCGCCCTTGCTGATGCTGGATCTCAGGAGCTTCGCCAGCGCGGAAGTCATGCTTACGACTTCATTCAGCTTCCCGGTTTCAGCCATCCATATAATGGAGTCCAACGTATTATAGAGGAAATGCGGCTTAATTTGCGCCTGGAGCGCTTTTAACTCACTCATTCGCTTGTTTTCCTGCTCGTACACGATCTGCTGCATGAGCTCCTTAATTTTGTAAATCATTAAATTAAAGCTTCGGGCCAATTTTCCGATCTCATTCGTGTTTTCAATGTCGACACGCAGGTCGAAGTTCCCTTTTTCAACAAGCTTAATGTGTGATTCCAGCTGTTTGAGCGGTCTCGACAACGTAAAAGAGATGAAAAAGAAAGGATGAGCGCAATCGCCAAACAAAGACTTCCCCAATAAGCTGTAGACAGCTGCATAGCACGTTTGTTGGGAGCGAGATCCTCCGGATAAATCACCCCGACAATTTTCCACCCAAATTTGGTGGTCGAGACGGTATATATTTTCCGTTCATTCCCTGAATTCAGCACAACTGTTCCGTCTTTGGCATGAAGAATGTCTTCAATTCTTTCCGATTTGAGCTGTGTATTCATAATTTGCTGCTGCGGATGATACACCAAATCACCGGAGGGGTCGATGATGAACACATACCCATGTTTACCTACCTGGACCTGTTTACATAGGTTGTTAATGACACTGTAGTTCAAGTCGACCAACAGCACACCTCCGCCGTGTCCATCATGAGCTGGAAGCTGCCTGCTGATCGACACGACCCAACGGTACTCGCCTATATATAAATTTTGTACATGAGAGGAAGAAACGGCCGTTTGACCCTGGAGCTCAACTGCCCGCTTATACCACTCCTGCTCTTTCATGACGTTCTCCTGCTTTAAAAGATCCGCAGCCCGGTCGGATACGACTCCCCCGTCATCTGAGACAAAGACAATGGAAGTGATATCATGATGGGAGGTAATGATCGAATGGAAATACTCCCGAATTTGCGTTTCCAGCAGCTGATCTTCTTCACTATGTTCGTTCTTCATAGACGCATAGCGTTTCAGGTCACCGTTATCTAACGTCAGGGAGGAAATGTTCTCAATATTTTGGATATACGTTTCCACATTAGTATAAACTTGCTTGACGAGCTCTGTGGTATATTCCAGTGAATTATTCGTAACTGCATCTTCCGAAAGCTTATAGGCTGTAAAGCTAAGAATGGCGGTAGTGCAAAGAATAAGAACAGAGAATGCCGCTGCGATCTGGATATGAATGCTTTTGAATTGAAAGAAGCGAACTCCTCTCATAGAGCCTCGCCCGCTTGAATCCGGTTTCGGAATTCCTTCGGCGTCATTCCCGTTTGCCTTTTGAAAATGACACTAAAATATTGCGGGTCACTATAGCCTACTCGGGCTGCGATTTCATAGGTCTTGAGTGCCGTCGCTAGAAGCAGCTCCTTCGCCTTTTCCATCCGGTGCTTGGTTAAATATTCCACAAAGGTAAGCCCGGTATGCTGTTTAAACAGGGCGCTGAAATAGCTGCTGCTCATGAATATATACGCGCATACCTGCTGTAACGATAACGTCTCATTTCCGTAATGCTCATGAATATAGGCTACGGCAAGCTGCATGTGATTCTGGGTATCGACGTTGCGTTTTTCTCCGACATGACACACAATCCGATGGCACAGCTCCTCTAACCATTGTTTGATATGGTCAAGCGTGTGATACGATTTCATTTCCCCGAAGGGGTCCCTGCCAAAGACTTCAACCTCATCGCAGCCGGTTTCCGTCACCCAGTTCATCAGCGCCGCAAGCAGCTTGTGCAGCATGCCAAAGCATCTCTCTACCGAAAGGCCTGTTGACCTCCATTCCTCCAGCCAAGATGTGAGTACTTTGCTCACCTGATTTCCCTTGCCCATTTTCAATGCTGAAAGCAGTCGTTTTTCCCATTCCAAATACTCCACAGTATCGGAACGTATTCCTCTTTCCAAGTCGGTAATGCAGATCAAGCGGTTGCTTCCAAGCAGTAAGCGGTAATCCAAGGCGGAGCATGCCTCCTGATACGATTTGGACAAATGAGGCAGTGATGTATACGTCCGCCCTACTCCAATGGTGAGGGAAAGCCTAAGGAATTTCTCTACACTGTAAGCAGTCTGTGAAGCCAAAGTCTGGGCCAGCGTGCCGACCTCCTCACCATCACCGGACAGCAGGATGACGATATTGTCATCTCGATTGCGGAATACGATGCCGGCATGTTCTTTTTCAAATATTTCCTGGAAAATGTTATAGACGGCAAATTGTAAAAGTTCAATATCTGTATTTGCATCTATCGCAATTCGGGAGGCCTCTTTCGTATGCAAATCGTCGATTCCCGCCACCAGCGCAATAAAATAAGACCCGGCAAGTGATAGGTCAAAATACTTGAATCTCCTGTCGATCTCATCCTTCTTCATGATCGAGCTCACCATCCGCTCTAAGAACCGTTCCTTCAGCAGCGGCAGGCTTTGATTCAATTGCTGGCGAATCGTACTGAGATTCTCCCGCGACATGTGCTCATCATCAAGCTCCAGCTTTAATTTTTCTAGGAAAGCCGTAAATTCCTGTAGATTGATCGGCTTCATGAGGTACTCGCTTACTTTGAGGGAAATCGCCTGTTTGGCATACTCAAACTCTTCATAGCCGGTAATAATCACGATTTTGGTGTCCTTGCAGGTCTCCATCGCAATACGCGTAAGCTCTAGTCCATTCATGAATGGCATGGAAATATCGGTAATAATCACATCCGGACGAAGTGACTCCAGGGCTTCTGCCGCATCCCTGCCGTTCTCGAATGCCCCTACCAGCTGAAAGCCGCAGGCAGCCCAATTCGTTCTGCTTATAATACCTTCTCTTACTTCATCTTCATCATCAACCAGGATTAACGTATACATAAGATTAACCTCACAGATGGATAGGATAGATCGCTCGCGAAATGATGCCGCTTTCAATATTCTCACATGAAACGGGTAAGAAGACAACCACGGGGCTGTCTTCTCACCACTCCGAATCAATTGTAAAGCAAAGGCTTGATTTCATCGGAGTCCATATTCGTTTTATCAAACCAGTGGAAGCCTGTGTCAATGGTTTTCGGCACACTTTCGCCCTTCAACGACTGCACAGCCGCTTTCACTGCCCAGTAGCCGATACCGATCGGATCCTGAGTAATGGCGCCTAGCATCTTGCCGCTGCGGATGGCTTCGATTTGCTGCTTGCCGGAGTCGAAACCGATAACGACAATCTTA
This genomic window from Paenibacillus hexagrammi contains:
- a CDS encoding cache domain-containing protein, translated to MRGVRFFQFKSIHIQIAAAFSVLILCTTAILSFTAYKLSEDAVTNNSLEYTTELVKQVYTNVETYIQNIENISSLTLDNGDLKRYASMKNEHSEEDQLLETQIREYFHSIITSHHDITSIVFVSDDGGVVSDRAADLLKQENVMKEQEWYKRAVELQGQTAVSSSHVQNLYIGEYRWVVSISRQLPAHDGHGGGVLLVDLNYSVINNLCKQVQVGKHGYVFIIDPSGDLVYHPQQQIMNTQLKSERIEDILHAKDGTVVLNSGNERKIYTVSTTKFGWKIVGVIYPEDLAPNKRAMQLSTAYWGSLCLAIALILSFSSLLRCRDRSNSWNHTLSLLKKGTSTCVSTLKTRMRSENWPEALI
- a CDS encoding helix-turn-helix domain-containing protein, which encodes MYTLILVDDEDEVREGIISRTNWAACGFQLVGAFENGRDAAEALESLRPDVIITDISMPFMNGLELTRIAMETCKDTKIVIITGYEEFEYAKQAISLKVSEYLMKPINLQEFTAFLEKLKLELDDEHMSRENLSTIRQQLNQSLPLLKERFLERMVSSIMKKDEIDRRFKYFDLSLAGSYFIALVAGIDDLHTKEASRIAIDANTDIELLQFAVYNIFQEIFEKEHAGIVFRNRDDNIVILLSGDGEEVGTLAQTLASQTAYSVEKFLRLSLTIGVGRTYTSLPHLSKSYQEACSALDYRLLLGSNRLICITDLERGIRSDTVEYLEWEKRLLSALKMGKGNQVSKVLTSWLEEWRSTGLSVERCFGMLHKLLAALMNWVTETGCDEVEVFGRDPFGEMKSYHTLDHIKQWLEELCHRIVCHVGEKRNVDTQNHMQLAVAYIHEHYGNETLSLQQVCAYIFMSSSYFSALFKQHTGLTFVEYLTKHRMEKAKELLLATALKTYEIAARVGYSDPQYFSVIFKRQTGMTPKEFRNRIQAGEAL
- a CDS encoding substrate-binding domain-containing protein encodes the protein MTEGGLIVTDTLYSDAQEERAYQLATGLLKGNEAHRPDGIICLNEPTSTGAARAMKEQQLAVGEIPMVGFDSSKEEIKFLEEGIFQAIVVQKPFNMGYLAIKTALEASEGKKVELRIDTGASVITKDTMYTKDNQKLLVPFVEHEGQ
- a CDS encoding substrate-binding domain-containing protein, whose protein sequence is MKKFIGLICATVLLLAGGAGYYSWDMFRAADPSRPIVFVPKTTDARISFWQVMNQGVMAAAKEYGAEVNIIGTAAETDIDEQIHLLEQVIPQKPKAIVLAATDYNRLVPISNKIKEAGIPLITVDSGVNGDMADSFVATDNYSAGRKAGQFMRDLLPAHAKVAVLSTVKGSISVMERERVSGTA
- a CDS encoding sensor histidine kinase, yielding MESHIKLVEKGNFDLRVDIENTNEIGKLARSFNLMIYKIKELMQQIVYEQENKRMSELKALQAQIKPHFLYNTLDSIIWMAETGKLNEVVSMTSALAKLLRSSISKGGELVTIAVELEQIRHYLTIQQIRYRNKFTYSIDVPEELYQAKILKLVLQPLVENAIYHGMKHKAELGHIRITGQRKHNTIELAVVDDGVGMTEEKARTILSERKPVPDGFTSSGVGVQNVHERIELYFGVGYGLSFESELDEGTTVTILVPYLTEEEGGSRIEEIHRAYLCHRITPGRRCGLLLLGYV
- a CDS encoding GNAT family N-acetyltransferase yields the protein MLTYRNISWECQNLIEGFDCSDEISVELFLKEQAFMLHHLRSAVTRLYFDENQNLVGYFALYNDHVHVFANQMTKYGWNLPEGLDLFPAVKLHYLGVDRKYRNRGYGEYLLGEVVELVEDIAKTSGCNFLTIEALPNAVEFYAKYGFQIRSRQSGKGEFYHMVLKLDELEE